A part of Myxococcales bacterium genomic DNA contains:
- a CDS encoding glycosyltransferase family 4 protein has protein sequence MVAPVRKKIAVVTTSFPEDAGDPSGHFVAAEVHALAADHDVRVFVPRGRPFGWPGLLPQLSGSPLTTGPRLAAKLFALRRALTRAAPFDHAIAHFLPCAALCRGIAPTLEIVIHGTDLRVVAALPAPLAQQALTRLLAPATRIRTVSTELADLLLARLPPAERHGVEARLAVAPSLITMPDVAAAATSLRARYAGRRLAVCVGRLIPAKGVDRVIEHVARNEPHTTLVVVGDGPERERLEAHARRRNLATTFVGKLPRREALAWIGAADVVFHGSRSEGACTVMREADELGTPFLAL, from the coding sequence ATGGTGGCCCCCGTTCGCAAGAAGATCGCCGTCGTCACGACGAGCTTTCCTGAAGACGCGGGCGATCCATCGGGTCACTTCGTCGCCGCCGAGGTTCACGCTCTCGCGGCGGATCACGACGTCCGCGTCTTCGTTCCGCGCGGCCGCCCCTTTGGGTGGCCGGGGCTGTTGCCGCAGCTCTCCGGGTCTCCGTTGACGACCGGGCCACGGCTCGCCGCAAAGCTCTTCGCGCTAAGGAGAGCGCTCACGCGAGCGGCCCCGTTCGATCACGCGATTGCGCACTTCTTGCCGTGTGCGGCGCTCTGCCGCGGCATCGCGCCCACGCTCGAGATCGTGATCCATGGGACCGATCTTCGCGTCGTCGCGGCGCTTCCCGCTCCGCTGGCCCAGCAGGCGCTCACTCGTCTCCTCGCGCCGGCGACGCGCATCCGCACCGTGTCGACGGAGCTCGCGGACCTGCTGCTCGCCCGCCTGCCGCCTGCCGAGCGGCACGGCGTCGAAGCGCGCCTCGCCGTCGCGCCATCCCTCATCACGATGCCCGACGTGGCTGCCGCGGCGACGTCGCTAAGGGCGCGCTACGCCGGGAGGCGCTTGGCGGTGTGCGTCGGCCGCCTCATCCCCGCCAAGGGCGTCGACCGAGTGATCGAGCACGTCGCTCGGAACGAACCCCATACGACGTTGGTCGTGGTGGGCGACGGCCCCGAGCGAGAACGGCTCGAAGCGCACGCGCGACGACGCAACCTCGCGACGACGTTCGTCGGCAAGCTCCCGCGTCGCGAAGCGCTCGCGTGGATCGGCGCAGCCGACGTCGTCTTCCATGGCTCGCGCAGCGAAGGCGCCTGCACGGTCATGCGCGAGGCCGACGAACTCGGCACGCCGTTTCTCGCGCTCTAG
- a CDS encoding hydroxyneurosporene methyltransferase, which yields MGPFPSPKLPSRYRDGAMTLLPRPVVRAVLRARDAMMRAADAIVPPEAALLDEVAGVGRTAALHLVAKHHVANHLAAGPKTKDQLARLTGLRPELLERVMSLLVARGIFRVDKAGRYDNTRTSSALVSENERSMRAMAEYFGAPFNLVAWANLEGGLRSGAPVFDATHGADIWEFFAKHEEHGRLFAAAMSELTNIDAPMIAAGYPFERFERICDVAGGRGTLLAAILARHARPRGVLVEADYVLDEAKQYLAERRLAERVDRVVGNFFEALPRGHDAYLLKDILHDWDDTRAIAILKNVRAAMKPSAKVLVCELPIDHLRPEYPAPISDLQMLVVTGGGKQRSEAQFRALFEAANLSLSDVRHLAVPMSIFEASPR from the coding sequence GTGGGTCCCTTTCCTTCGCCAAAGCTCCCGTCGCGGTACCGCGACGGCGCCATGACCTTGTTGCCGCGCCCCGTGGTGCGCGCCGTGCTTCGCGCCCGCGATGCCATGATGCGCGCCGCCGACGCCATCGTTCCGCCGGAAGCGGCGTTGCTCGATGAGGTCGCCGGCGTGGGACGAACCGCGGCTCTTCACCTCGTCGCCAAACATCACGTCGCCAATCACCTCGCCGCCGGACCGAAGACCAAAGACCAGCTCGCTCGCCTCACGGGCCTCCGCCCCGAGCTCTTGGAACGCGTCATGTCGCTGCTCGTGGCGAGGGGCATCTTCCGCGTCGACAAGGCGGGCCGCTACGACAACACTCGGACCTCGTCGGCCCTTGTGAGCGAGAACGAGCGCTCGATGCGCGCCATGGCCGAATATTTCGGCGCGCCCTTCAACCTTGTTGCGTGGGCCAACCTGGAAGGCGGCTTGCGGAGCGGAGCACCGGTCTTCGACGCCACGCACGGGGCAGACATCTGGGAATTTTTCGCGAAGCACGAGGAGCACGGGCGCCTCTTCGCCGCGGCCATGAGCGAGCTGACCAACATCGACGCGCCGATGATCGCCGCCGGGTACCCCTTCGAGCGCTTCGAGCGGATCTGCGACGTCGCCGGCGGACGCGGCACCTTGCTGGCGGCGATCCTCGCCCGCCATGCGCGACCGCGTGGTGTGCTGGTGGAGGCTGATTATGTGCTCGACGAGGCGAAGCAATACCTCGCCGAGCGACGTCTGGCGGAGCGCGTCGACCGAGTCGTCGGCAACTTCTTCGAGGCGCTGCCGAGAGGCCACGACGCGTACCTCCTCAAGGACATTCTCCACGATTGGGACGACACGCGCGCCATTGCGATCTTGAAGAACGTCCGCGCCGCCATGAAGCCGAGCGCCAAGGTCTTGGTTTGCGAGCTGCCCATCGACCACCTTCGCCCCGAATACCCCGCGCCCATCTCCGATCTTCAGATGCTCGTCGTCACGGGCGGCGGCAAGCAGCGAAGCGAAGCGCAGTTTCGTGCCCTCTTCGAGGCCGCCAACCTCTCGCTCTCAGACGTGCGGCACCTGGCCGTCCCGATGAGCATCTTCGAAGCGTCGCCTCGCTGA
- a CDS encoding peptidylprolyl isomerase translates to MTRLAIQPNSHVTLAYTLRSDTGEVLDASDAEGGEPICYVHGYGMIVAGLEAALVGLSAGDRKEIHVAAEDGFGLRDEELVVDIDRSELPDPASVEVGDELVAEDADGDEVVLRVVDVQAESVRVDANHPLAGVALHYSVEIQEVRQATEAEITQAASDLDEVLSEIGAEEEPIPLLQLGKKNDPKLLN, encoded by the coding sequence ATGACGCGGTTAGCCATCCAGCCCAACTCCCACGTGACCCTCGCTTACACCCTCCGGAGCGATACCGGTGAGGTCCTCGACGCCAGCGACGCGGAGGGGGGCGAGCCCATCTGTTACGTCCACGGCTACGGGATGATCGTGGCCGGCCTGGAGGCGGCCTTGGTGGGCCTCTCGGCAGGGGACCGCAAGGAAATCCACGTTGCCGCCGAAGACGGCTTTGGGCTCCGCGACGAGGAGCTGGTCGTCGACATCGACCGCAGCGAGCTGCCCGACCCGGCGAGCGTCGAGGTTGGCGACGAGCTGGTGGCCGAAGATGCCGATGGTGACGAGGTTGTTTTGCGCGTGGTGGACGTCCAAGCCGAGAGCGTCCGTGTGGACGCCAACCATCCGTTGGCCGGCGTGGCGCTCCACTACAGCGTGGAAATCCAGGAAGTTCGCCAGGCGACGGAAGCCGAAATCACGCAAGCCGCGTCAGACCTCGACGAGGTGCTGAGCGAAATTGGCGCCGAGGAAGAGCCCATCCCGCTCCTCCAGCTCGGCAAGAAGAACGATCCCAAGCTGCTTAATTGA
- a CDS encoding DUF1844 domain-containing protein: MTGKEQEELPTIDFATFVLSLSHSALLHLGDAPHPETHATERNLPLARQTIELIGLLEEKTKGNLSGDEERLLAQVHNDLRERYQEQLKR, from the coding sequence ATGACCGGCAAGGAGCAAGAGGAGCTGCCGACCATCGACTTTGCGACCTTCGTGTTGTCGCTCAGTCATTCGGCGCTCCTCCACCTCGGCGACGCGCCGCATCCGGAGACGCACGCCACCGAACGGAACCTGCCACTTGCTAGGCAAACAATTGAACTTATTGGTCTTTTGGAAGAAAAGACCAAGGGCAACCTTAGTGGCGACGAAGAACGGCTCTTGGCCCAGGTCCACAATGACCTCCGCGAGCGTTACCAGGAGCAGCTCAAGCGCTGA
- a CDS encoding sigma-70 family RNA polymerase sigma factor, protein MNGRSPNAARGAPPDQLPVEDAPSQKDRPATAPPPSSPVNSVEFSASKQKEQRQKEAEEDRGLIAKAQAGDTAAFRKLVERHQRRAYGIALSLVKDENDARELVQDAFLRVYKSLGSFQGTSSFFTWLYRIITNLSIDLLRRPGHRVTELDEGRLELEEDQEALFPFLSRVEGADPVEVVKRKEIGERLQKALDALPTYHRGVIVMREIEGLSYEEMAQAMGVSKGTIMSRLFHARQKLQRALADCYQEHVGALPGEGAETAATVDGPNAGEGDES, encoded by the coding sequence ATGAACGGTCGTTCTCCCAACGCAGCGCGAGGTGCGCCTCCCGACCAGCTGCCGGTGGAGGACGCGCCTTCCCAGAAGGACCGCCCAGCGACCGCACCGCCGCCCTCAAGTCCTGTGAATAGCGTCGAGTTTTCGGCGTCGAAACAAAAGGAACAAAGGCAGAAGGAGGCGGAAGAAGACCGGGGCCTCATCGCGAAGGCTCAGGCAGGCGACACGGCGGCCTTTCGGAAGCTCGTGGAGCGGCATCAGCGGAGGGCCTACGGCATCGCCCTTTCGCTCGTCAAAGACGAGAACGACGCTCGAGAGCTCGTTCAAGACGCCTTTTTGCGCGTCTACAAATCCTTAGGCAGCTTTCAGGGCACCTCTAGCTTCTTTACTTGGCTGTATCGGATCATCACGAACCTCAGCATCGACCTTCTCCGGCGGCCGGGCCATCGCGTCACGGAGCTCGACGAAGGTCGCCTGGAGCTCGAAGAAGACCAGGAAGCCTTATTTCCCTTCCTTAGCCGTGTGGAAGGCGCTGACCCCGTCGAGGTCGTCAAGCGCAAGGAGATCGGTGAGCGTCTACAAAAGGCGCTCGACGCTCTCCCGACCTACCACCGCGGCGTCATCGTCATGAGAGAGATCGAAGGTCTGAGCTACGAGGAAATGGCTCAGGCCATGGGAGTGTCCAAGGGAACCATCATGAGCCGCCTGTTTCACGCACGTCAGAAGCTCCAGCGAGCGCTCGCCGACTGCTATCAAGAGCACGTCGGGGCGTTGCCGGGCGAAGGCGCAGAGACCGCCGCGACGGTTGACGGGCCGAATGCGGGCGAGGGAGACGAGTCGTGA
- a CDS encoding SH3 domain-containing protein — MKKTDTPLTVVVPSPSADQPSWVRVGIVAVIGFAVGVAWPKLAGVRLGPNAPASAEGQASATPAPSGGASASPQGAFGKPASKVEPAPSASLVAATPPSAAPTGSAAAAATTLTVKPGVIVGCKNEAGEKLSGKACGALGLDALFVPRLKRLAACPAAIGAEGKLSPSFHLDFERSKFIIQMGTKNTVDNVDSFSACIGGAFEKVSINAVTHEHPRYSVQYQLIFAKQEEGAKEKDHAKVAVGSKDIPTGSGAAAETGEAKIAWDSSIVRDTPRTGQIVGRLPRGTAVKVLASENNWYKVRGGTTEGWVYRGAIGR; from the coding sequence GTGAAGAAAACCGACACTCCGCTCACCGTCGTCGTCCCCTCCCCGAGCGCCGATCAGCCTTCGTGGGTGCGCGTTGGGATCGTGGCGGTCATCGGCTTCGCCGTCGGCGTCGCTTGGCCAAAGCTCGCGGGGGTGAGGCTCGGTCCTAACGCGCCGGCGAGCGCCGAAGGCCAGGCGAGCGCTACCCCGGCACCGTCGGGCGGCGCGAGCGCGAGCCCGCAAGGCGCCTTTGGGAAGCCGGCGTCCAAGGTCGAACCGGCGCCATCGGCCAGCCTCGTCGCGGCGACGCCGCCGAGCGCGGCCCCAACGGGGAGTGCGGCGGCCGCGGCCACCACGCTGACCGTCAAGCCCGGCGTCATCGTCGGCTGCAAGAACGAGGCGGGCGAGAAGCTCTCCGGCAAGGCCTGCGGCGCCCTCGGCCTCGATGCGCTCTTCGTGCCTCGCCTCAAGCGCCTCGCTGCGTGCCCCGCGGCCATCGGCGCCGAGGGCAAGCTCTCGCCGAGCTTCCACCTGGATTTCGAGCGAAGCAAGTTCATCATCCAGATGGGCACGAAGAACACCGTCGACAACGTCGACAGCTTCAGCGCCTGCATTGGCGGGGCTTTCGAGAAGGTCTCCATCAATGCGGTGACCCATGAGCACCCGCGCTACTCGGTGCAGTACCAGCTCATCTTTGCCAAGCAGGAAGAGGGCGCGAAGGAGAAGGACCACGCCAAGGTCGCCGTTGGGAGCAAGGACATCCCGACGGGCTCCGGAGCCGCCGCCGAGACCGGCGAAGCGAAGATCGCCTGGGACAGCTCCATTGTTCGTGACACGCCACGCACCGGCCAGATCGTCGGCCGTCTCCCTCGCGGAACGGCCGTCAAGGTGCTCGCGTCCGAGAACAATTGGTACAAGGTCCGCGGCGGAACGACCGAAGGCTGGGTGTACCGGGGCGCGATCGGCCGCTAG
- the xseB gene encoding exodeoxyribonuclease VII small subunit: MTSRPPVPAPSPSTSPDAPGSFEASMKRLSEIVTTLERGELPLEDTIGLFEEGVKLSVAAQTRLDSAQKRVEELLSVDDSGKPRTAPFALRDE, translated from the coding sequence ATGACGAGTCGGCCTCCCGTTCCCGCGCCTTCACCCTCCACGTCGCCGGACGCGCCCGGGTCGTTCGAGGCGTCCATGAAGCGGCTCTCGGAGATCGTGACGACGCTCGAGCGCGGCGAGCTCCCCCTTGAGGACACGATCGGCCTCTTCGAAGAGGGCGTGAAGCTGTCCGTCGCCGCGCAGACACGCCTCGATTCGGCGCAAAAGCGCGTCGAAGAGCTTTTGAGCGTCGACGACTCGGGCAAGCCGCGCACGGCCCCGTTTGCGCTTCGCGACGAGTGA
- a CDS encoding HEAT repeat domain-containing protein yields the protein MRRVLRASLAAGLVMTPLLCGLLFATEDAEAQVRRRPSPRPPSAAPAPFDAGNALRTHVGIDRALILLRSTDADERLRGLERAAAIGGAEARIVLAQAVANVDASDPITGVARRDGRALLAATRGLASELMREAARERAEGVAPSLEGDGGLSVAGGRTLALMSALLPVLDPGPTRSRTDAVRVELFEMARGVAARALALSGDVRAVEALSKFAEERSPAGEAARSALLALAEGAGVATWLTATNASPWLIYLAGRCADYRALPILRPFVLSTAKPAMRAAAIVALAELNAAGVADVARSLLKDADPAVRTAATRALVRVGARDAAAVLAILLTDDVTAEEAVELSARADDVAVANALAERVKRSSAVATRRRALAALVHQSSDAAAAHLATFVSDVTLRNDAIGALGRSRAAAATGALEALLREPAMRRLAIRGLLLRSLVHGTGRERTLAAAASIASTGRATDRALTIQTYVALGAMRLEEALTETSAIVRTGAIMGALRHDDARTCRTLAEQLPRETDPTARTLLAAAFPCGPRGVTVPSSELWARARDGGADAPLAWLMLASRASDRDAVELEGALASGDSVIRSHVARGLSLGTREDTPGRLARALTYESDATTRLALVSALATFGWDTPSGREALGTALAWDPAPDVRERAERAMSGRPPLTPKEPRDVAWLSLATATGGSGGAGLATVLRSDGLALPIAFDEDGLALVPGLPPGAITLRLAPRVPLE from the coding sequence ATGAGGCGTGTCCTTCGGGCCTCGTTGGCCGCGGGTCTCGTGATGACTCCGCTCCTGTGTGGCCTCCTGTTCGCGACGGAGGACGCAGAAGCACAGGTTCGCAGACGGCCTTCGCCGCGCCCCCCGTCGGCGGCGCCGGCTCCCTTCGATGCGGGCAACGCCCTTCGTACGCACGTGGGCATCGACCGCGCACTCATCTTGCTCCGCTCGACGGACGCCGACGAACGCCTCCGTGGCCTCGAGCGCGCCGCCGCGATCGGTGGCGCCGAGGCTCGCATCGTGCTGGCCCAGGCGGTGGCCAACGTCGACGCGTCGGACCCCATCACCGGCGTGGCACGACGCGATGGGCGCGCCCTCCTGGCGGCGACGCGGGGCCTCGCGAGCGAGCTCATGCGCGAGGCGGCGCGAGAGCGTGCCGAGGGCGTGGCACCATCGCTTGAAGGCGACGGCGGCCTTTCCGTGGCCGGCGGGCGCACGCTCGCGCTCATGAGCGCGCTCCTACCCGTGCTCGATCCGGGTCCGACGCGGAGCCGCACAGACGCGGTTCGCGTGGAGCTCTTCGAAATGGCGCGCGGCGTAGCCGCTCGCGCGCTGGCGTTGTCGGGCGACGTACGTGCCGTCGAAGCGCTCAGCAAGTTCGCGGAGGAGCGCTCGCCGGCGGGAGAGGCGGCGCGAAGCGCGCTCCTTGCGCTCGCCGAGGGTGCCGGCGTGGCGACGTGGCTCACGGCAACCAACGCCTCGCCGTGGCTGATCTACCTCGCGGGCCGCTGCGCCGACTATCGCGCGCTGCCCATCCTTCGGCCGTTCGTCCTCTCGACGGCGAAGCCCGCGATGCGGGCCGCTGCGATTGTCGCCCTCGCCGAGCTGAACGCGGCGGGCGTCGCGGACGTGGCGCGGAGCCTCCTCAAGGACGCAGACCCAGCGGTTCGCACCGCCGCGACGCGCGCTCTCGTTCGCGTCGGGGCTCGGGATGCAGCCGCGGTCTTGGCCATCCTGCTCACCGACGACGTCACCGCGGAAGAGGCCGTCGAACTCTCGGCGCGCGCCGACGACGTCGCCGTGGCCAACGCGCTCGCGGAGCGCGTGAAACGCTCCAGCGCCGTCGCAACTCGGCGGCGCGCCCTTGCTGCCCTGGTGCATCAGAGCTCCGACGCCGCGGCGGCACACCTGGCAACGTTCGTTTCTGACGTCACGCTCCGCAACGACGCCATAGGGGCGCTTGGGCGCTCACGCGCGGCAGCAGCGACCGGCGCCCTCGAGGCCCTGCTCCGCGAACCGGCGATGAGGCGCCTCGCGATCCGAGGGCTCTTGCTCCGGAGCCTTGTTCACGGCACGGGCCGTGAGCGTACCCTTGCTGCCGCGGCGTCCATCGCTTCCACCGGCCGCGCGACCGACCGCGCGCTGACTATCCAGACGTACGTGGCGCTCGGGGCCATGCGCCTCGAGGAGGCTCTTACCGAGACCTCGGCGATCGTGCGCACCGGCGCCATCATGGGGGCGCTGCGCCACGACGATGCGCGAACCTGCCGCACACTGGCCGAGCAGCTGCCCCGCGAGACGGACCCAACGGCCCGGACCTTGCTCGCCGCGGCGTTCCCATGCGGCCCTCGCGGCGTGACAGTGCCTTCGAGCGAATTGTGGGCGCGGGCGCGCGATGGCGGCGCCGACGCTCCGCTCGCGTGGCTCATGCTCGCGAGCAGGGCCAGCGATCGCGATGCCGTGGAGCTCGAGGGCGCCCTCGCCTCGGGGGACTCCGTCATTCGTTCCCACGTGGCCCGGGGCCTCTCGCTTGGAACGCGCGAAGACACGCCCGGCCGACTCGCGCGGGCCCTCACCTACGAAAGCGATGCGACGACGCGGCTCGCGTTGGTGAGCGCGCTCGCCACCTTTGGTTGGGACACGCCGAGCGGCAGGGAGGCGCTCGGAACAGCCCTCGCGTGGGATCCAGCACCCGACGTGCGGGAGCGAGCCGAGCGCGCCATGAGCGGTCGCCCGCCGCTCACGCCGAAGGAGCCGAGAGACGTGGCCTGGCTGAGTCTCGCCACGGCGACCGGCGGCAGCGGCGGCGCGGGGCTGGCGACGGTCCTGCGCTCGGATGGGCTCGCGCTTCCTATTGCCTTTGACGAAGACGGCTTGGCCTTGGTGCCCGGTCTGCCCCCGGGCGCCATTACGCTTCGCCTTGCGCCGCGCGTGCCCCTTGAGTAG
- a CDS encoding thrombospondin type 3 repeat-containing protein codes for MRLPTVFAALVSTLCLAPSARAQAPSIDARTFQPSTDPAASLSLEPVAVAAKGTFSLGAFTHYSHRPVTVRRSDTGDVVSRPVEHLLGGDFVGGLGLGTSSLGIAVPYVAAQSGDTGLDRRISESGRAPLAAIGDVAVEAKAPFVSYDTAGFALGMKTRFTLPTGDRASFAGAGTTKVELRLLAEYNLVVASAHGSLGYAGRLDEVRFPAGTGPTIGDELPFAAGLRVRPKLIGLDPDDRQLLEVAVRGAVPLHPVGPFGAGEAGSASLTPVLLGLSDRIGFAETKDVFVLAGLDVGLTSALGVPAVRGIIALGWSPRENDMDHDGVRDDRDQCPEIAEDRDGFEDDDGCPEIDDDNDGVLDTVDACPRVEGVEQPGPRNGCPAPDADKDGVADAQDACPREAGSDNADARLRGCPARDRDRDGIDDLVDKCPDVAEDKDGHADEDGCPDNDDDADGVPDGADACPKERGEPSADPTRSGCPIRDRDGDTFPDEADRCPSEAETFNGVEDDDGCPEAGPARGAPLVRVDGTPAKSTVRLARPLKFVGASPSELALDASSRTTLRALAVLLNGRRDAIMTVGARPASPKDEEAAAARAALVVKEVRGFALRHDVAETVAWDSVKGEPGAAASGIGLGLIKLPKP; via the coding sequence ATGCGGCTACCGACCGTCTTCGCCGCCCTTGTGTCGACCCTCTGCCTCGCGCCGTCGGCGAGGGCTCAGGCACCGTCGATCGACGCGCGAACCTTTCAGCCGTCGACCGATCCCGCCGCGAGCCTGTCGCTCGAGCCCGTCGCCGTCGCCGCCAAGGGAACATTTTCCCTCGGCGCCTTCACGCACTACTCTCACCGGCCCGTGACGGTGCGACGCTCCGATACGGGCGACGTCGTCAGCCGCCCCGTCGAGCACCTCCTCGGTGGTGACTTCGTCGGCGGTCTTGGGCTCGGGACGTCCTCGCTGGGTATTGCCGTTCCGTACGTGGCCGCGCAATCCGGCGACACCGGCCTCGATCGGCGCATCTCAGAGAGCGGGCGGGCGCCGCTAGCGGCCATCGGCGATGTCGCCGTCGAGGCGAAGGCCCCGTTTGTGAGCTACGACACCGCTGGCTTTGCGCTCGGCATGAAGACACGCTTCACCTTGCCAACGGGCGATCGCGCGAGCTTCGCGGGGGCCGGCACAACGAAGGTCGAGCTGAGGTTGCTTGCTGAATACAACCTCGTCGTCGCGTCGGCGCACGGGAGCCTCGGCTACGCCGGGCGCCTCGACGAGGTGCGCTTCCCCGCCGGCACGGGCCCCACCATCGGCGACGAGCTCCCCTTCGCCGCGGGCCTTCGCGTGCGGCCGAAGCTCATCGGCCTCGACCCCGACGACCGTCAACTGCTCGAGGTGGCGGTTCGTGGGGCGGTGCCGCTCCACCCCGTCGGTCCCTTCGGGGCCGGCGAAGCGGGGAGCGCGTCGTTGACGCCGGTGCTCTTGGGGCTCTCCGACCGCATCGGGTTCGCGGAAACGAAGGACGTCTTCGTGCTGGCTGGCCTCGACGTCGGCCTCACGAGCGCGCTGGGTGTGCCCGCCGTGCGCGGCATCATCGCGCTCGGCTGGTCTCCGCGCGAAAACGACATGGACCACGACGGCGTTCGCGACGATCGGGATCAATGTCCCGAGATTGCCGAAGATCGCGACGGCTTCGAAGACGACGACGGTTGTCCCGAGATCGACGACGACAACGACGGCGTGCTTGACACCGTCGACGCCTGCCCCCGCGTGGAGGGCGTCGAGCAGCCCGGCCCACGGAACGGCTGCCCCGCCCCCGACGCCGACAAGGACGGCGTCGCCGACGCGCAAGACGCTTGCCCACGCGAGGCAGGCTCCGACAACGCCGACGCACGCCTCCGCGGATGCCCTGCACGTGACCGCGACAGGGACGGCATCGACGACCTTGTCGACAAGTGCCCCGACGTCGCGGAAGACAAGGATGGTCACGCCGACGAGGACGGCTGCCCCGACAACGATGACGACGCCGACGGCGTGCCCGATGGAGCCGATGCGTGCCCCAAGGAGCGGGGTGAGCCGTCGGCCGACCCGACGCGTAGCGGGTGTCCGATTCGCGACCGCGATGGCGACACCTTTCCCGATGAAGCGGATCGGTGTCCTTCCGAGGCGGAGACCTTCAACGGAGTTGAAGACGACGACGGGTGCCCGGAAGCGGGACCGGCGCGCGGCGCGCCGCTGGTGCGCGTCGACGGGACGCCGGCGAAGTCCACGGTGCGTCTCGCGAGGCCGCTCAAGTTCGTCGGCGCCTCTCCGTCAGAGCTCGCGCTCGATGCATCGTCGCGAACGACCCTGCGTGCACTGGCCGTGCTGCTCAACGGGCGGCGCGACGCCATCATGACCGTGGGGGCCCGCCCGGCATCGCCGAAGGACGAAGAGGCCGCGGCGGCCCGCGCCGCGCTCGTCGTGAAAGAGGTCCGCGGCTTCGCGCTCCGGCACGATGTGGCTGAGACCGTGGCGTGGGACTCCGTCAAGGGCGAGCCTGGGGCGGCCGCGAGCGGCATCGGCCTTGGACTCATCAAGTTGCCGAAGCCATGA